In the Ilumatobacteraceae bacterium genome, one interval contains:
- a CDS encoding virulence factor, with product MARRGEASQVVTIFWRDIPAQVNGQSGRDRHQVVLSNKFQRAIDRAKRKAQIYTADEDIAQWRRESSPCRGDAAAAADAEAARLERETTREYLGRLAYAGGFAADVDGEVGEVGRRELLALEELDDDPDRSPGVDTAAVTDQEAT from the coding sequence ATGGCCCGCCGCGGCGAGGCGTCCCAGGTCGTCACGATCTTCTGGCGCGACATCCCCGCCCAGGTCAACGGCCAGTCGGGTCGCGACCGGCATCAGGTCGTGCTGTCCAACAAGTTCCAGCGGGCGATCGATCGAGCGAAGCGCAAGGCGCAGATCTACACCGCCGACGAAGACATCGCCCAGTGGCGGCGGGAGAGCTCGCCGTGTCGAGGCGACGCGGCTGCCGCCGCGGACGCCGAGGCCGCGCGTCTGGAGCGGGAGACGACTCGCGAATACCTCGGTCGGCTCGCGTACGCCGGCGGATTCGCCGCCGACGTCGACGGCGAGGTCGGCGAGGTCGGTCGGCGCGAGCTGCTCGCGCTCGAAGAGCTCGACGACGATCCCGACCGATCGCCCGGTGTCGACACCGCGGCGGTCACCGACCAGGAGGCGACATGA
- a CDS encoding MFS transporter — MHTAHSDDTTDTGGPLTNSIAWATWALFVGLGLMLTGAGLFATVTGIRSETEGFPTVLIGLVTAAYYLGFLAGSRVTLRLLGSVGHIRVYAALASMLAAAVLVTGMVVTPYAWIALRFVSGACLAGQYVVAESWLNQLVTNANRGRILSLYSLVTIVAYGLGQVSVGLVDPNTLTVFGIAAIVTSLAVAPVALSAEAAPPLVGIPERMSLRELFTIVPTGVITSVLVGVAHGSFLGLAAVYATRGGLTEGRIGLFVALPTLGSLLLQVPIAAASDDIDRRAVGALAAFIAAGAAVLLVASDVGSLPSVIAMVLIGGTTYPLYSIAGAYTTDWVPTEKLTAAASQLVVLFGAGAFCGPFLASVIMAAVGNSGFAWTVVIVHATIGSYLLYRIIRIRAPLRAKPWNEVALAGRVFYLPATAVGMGRRIRETRNRRVPLPGSDLLTAPPADDTVPTSVAD; from the coding sequence GTGCACACGGCGCACTCCGACGACACGACCGATACGGGCGGCCCGCTGACGAACTCGATCGCGTGGGCGACCTGGGCGCTGTTCGTCGGGCTGGGGCTGATGCTGACCGGTGCCGGCCTGTTCGCCACCGTCACCGGCATCCGCAGCGAGACCGAGGGCTTCCCGACCGTGTTGATCGGTCTCGTGACCGCGGCCTACTACCTGGGGTTCCTCGCCGGATCACGTGTCACCCTCCGGCTCCTCGGCTCCGTGGGTCACATCCGTGTCTACGCGGCCCTCGCCTCCATGTTGGCTGCGGCCGTGCTCGTCACCGGCATGGTCGTCACGCCGTACGCCTGGATCGCGCTCCGGTTCGTCTCGGGTGCCTGCCTCGCCGGTCAGTACGTCGTCGCCGAATCGTGGCTCAACCAACTCGTCACCAACGCCAACCGCGGCCGGATCCTGAGCTTGTACTCACTCGTCACGATCGTCGCCTACGGACTCGGCCAGGTGAGCGTCGGACTCGTCGATCCCAACACGCTCACCGTGTTCGGCATCGCTGCGATCGTCACGTCGCTGGCCGTCGCACCGGTCGCGCTGTCGGCCGAGGCAGCGCCACCGCTCGTCGGCATCCCCGAACGGATGTCGCTGCGAGAGTTGTTCACCATCGTGCCGACCGGCGTGATCACCTCCGTGCTGGTCGGCGTCGCCCACGGCTCGTTCCTCGGGCTGGCGGCGGTGTACGCGACCCGCGGGGGGCTGACCGAGGGCCGGATCGGACTGTTCGTGGCGTTGCCGACGCTGGGCAGTCTGCTGCTCCAGGTCCCCATCGCTGCAGCCTCCGACGACATCGACCGTCGCGCCGTCGGGGCGCTCGCCGCCTTCATCGCCGCCGGGGCGGCGGTCCTGCTGGTGGCCTCCGACGTCGGTTCGCTGCCGAGCGTGATCGCCATGGTGCTGATCGGCGGCACCACCTACCCGCTGTACTCGATCGCCGGCGCCTACACGACCGACTGGGTGCCGACCGAGAAGCTCACCGCGGCAGCGTCACAGCTGGTGGTGCTGTTCGGCGCCGGCGCCTTCTGCGGGCCCTTCCTCGCCTCGGTGATCATGGCGGCGGTCGGCAACAGCGGCTTCGCGTGGACCGTCGTCATCGTGCACGCGACGATCGGCAGCTACCTCCTCTACCGCATCATCAGGATTCGCGCTCCGTTGCGGGCCAAGCCGTGGAACGAGGTCGCGCTCGCCGGCCGGGTCTTCTACCTCCCGGCGACCGCCGTGGGGATGGGCCGCCGCATCCGCGAGACGAGAAATCGACGGGTTCCACTCCCGGGCTCCGATCTCCTGACCGCCCCGCCGGCCGACGACACCGTACCGACCAGCGTCGCCGACTGA
- a CDS encoding IclR family transcriptional regulator gives MSTVQSVERAFAVLQCLASGPAGVSDVAERTSLPKSTVSRLLGTLVELGAVEQSEALGVYSLGELLIDLSSAASPGRNLTAHARPHLVELVQQIDEAAGLGVLDGPTVYYLDQVDGDHQVQVRDWTGESVDAHVVSAGLVLLAFSPPEVQDDYLARPLEAWTDQTVTDPGLIRQRLEDIRRAGFAWVFEEMSEGLNSVAAPVFNPAGSVIASISAHGPSYRFPAPGASASVAAFVIEAAGRVTDRLAGRHHPATAR, from the coding sequence ATGTCGACGGTGCAATCGGTCGAGCGCGCATTTGCGGTGCTCCAATGTCTGGCGAGCGGTCCGGCGGGGGTGTCCGACGTCGCCGAACGGACCTCACTGCCGAAGAGCACCGTGTCGAGGTTGCTCGGCACACTCGTCGAGCTCGGCGCGGTCGAACAGAGTGAGGCGCTCGGGGTGTACTCGCTCGGTGAGCTCCTCATCGACCTGTCGTCGGCGGCCAGTCCGGGGCGCAACCTGACCGCGCACGCACGGCCGCACCTCGTCGAGCTCGTGCAGCAGATCGACGAGGCGGCCGGCCTGGGCGTGCTCGACGGCCCGACGGTCTACTACCTCGATCAGGTCGACGGCGACCACCAGGTCCAGGTTCGTGACTGGACCGGCGAGAGCGTTGACGCCCACGTGGTTTCGGCCGGTCTCGTGCTGTTGGCGTTCTCGCCGCCGGAGGTGCAGGACGACTACCTGGCGCGCCCGCTCGAGGCGTGGACCGACCAGACGGTCACCGATCCGGGTCTGATCCGACAGCGCCTCGAAGACATCCGCCGGGCTGGGTTCGCGTGGGTCTTCGAGGAGATGTCGGAAGGGCTCAACTCGGTGGCGGCGCCGGTGTTCAACCCGGCCGGCTCGGTGATCGCGTCGATCTCGGCGCACGGGCCGTCGTACCGGTTCCCGGCGCCGGGTGCGTCGGCGTCGGTCGCCGCGTTCGTGATCGAAGCCGCGGGTCGGGTGACCGATCGACTCGCCGGTCGCCATCACCCGGCGACGGCGCGCTGA
- a CDS encoding ASKHA domain-containing protein, giving the protein MAAGEHQVVFTPSGLSGLVEHGTTVLEAARLLGADLDTVCGGRGICGRCQVMPSIGTFAKWGVTVTSDALGPPTAIETSYHGARPFAEGHRLGCAATIRADVVVDVPATSQVHRQVVRKDLDLPPVTIDPSFTLWYVEVPKPELGDEASAAGSLSLAVAEQHGRSAPFVPFGSLAALQPVLARAGGQVTVAIDELDWVVAIWPGFVDRALGVAVDIGSTTIAGHLCDVTTGEVLASAGRMNPQIRYGEDLMSRVSYVMMNPGGDRELTVAVRTALDGLIGDLVDQVESFREDVLEIVLVGNPIMHHVLLGIDPTPLGQAPFTLATNRAITTRAADLDLLAPNARCYVGPCIAGHVGADTAAAILAEGPHRSDGMQLLVDIGTNAEIVLGNSVRQFAASSPTGPAFEGAQISCGQRATAGAIEGVRIDPVTLEPRLKVIGIEVWSDDSSFDAFATTTGISGICGSGIIDVVAEMYLAGIVDRDGVIRGELAERTDRVVTDGRTFSYVLHGGSGAADRVAVTQNDIRAIQLAKAALRAGIDLLIERAGRPEVVDIRLAGAFGAHIDPLRAMVLGLVPDCPLDSVRAVGNAAGTGAVQALLSRTLRAEMEHAVREVVKIETATEPRFQELFVSAMAFPHATASMPNVSAVVQLPQPIEAGAAGDRGRRRRRGGTVR; this is encoded by the coding sequence ATGGCCGCCGGCGAGCACCAGGTCGTCTTCACGCCCTCGGGTCTGAGCGGACTCGTCGAGCACGGCACGACCGTCCTCGAGGCCGCCAGACTGCTCGGCGCCGACCTCGACACGGTGTGCGGCGGACGCGGCATCTGTGGCCGTTGTCAGGTGATGCCCAGCATCGGCACGTTCGCCAAATGGGGCGTCACCGTCACCTCCGATGCGCTCGGGCCACCGACGGCGATCGAGACGTCGTACCACGGTGCGCGTCCCTTCGCCGAGGGCCACCGGCTCGGGTGCGCTGCAACGATCCGTGCCGACGTCGTCGTCGACGTCCCGGCCACCAGCCAGGTGCACCGCCAGGTCGTCCGCAAGGACCTCGACCTGCCACCGGTCACGATCGACCCGTCGTTCACGCTGTGGTACGTCGAGGTGCCCAAGCCCGAACTGGGCGACGAGGCCAGCGCCGCCGGTTCGCTGTCGCTGGCGGTCGCCGAGCAGCACGGCCGATCGGCGCCGTTCGTCCCCTTCGGTTCGCTGGCGGCGCTCCAGCCGGTGCTCGCACGCGCCGGGGGACAGGTGACGGTCGCGATCGACGAGCTCGACTGGGTCGTGGCCATCTGGCCGGGTTTCGTCGACCGAGCACTCGGCGTCGCCGTCGACATCGGTTCGACCACGATCGCCGGCCACCTGTGCGACGTGACGACCGGTGAGGTCCTGGCGTCGGCGGGGCGGATGAACCCCCAGATCCGATACGGCGAAGACCTGATGAGCCGGGTGTCGTACGTGATGATGAACCCGGGCGGCGACCGCGAGTTGACCGTCGCGGTCCGCACCGCGCTCGACGGTCTGATCGGCGACCTGGTCGACCAGGTCGAGAGCTTCCGCGAGGACGTGCTCGAGATCGTGCTCGTCGGGAATCCGATCATGCACCACGTGCTGCTCGGGATCGATCCGACCCCGCTCGGGCAGGCTCCGTTCACGTTGGCGACCAACCGGGCGATCACGACCCGCGCGGCCGACCTCGATCTGCTCGCGCCCAACGCCCGCTGCTACGTCGGACCGTGCATCGCCGGTCACGTCGGCGCCGACACGGCGGCGGCGATCCTCGCCGAGGGCCCGCACCGGTCCGACGGCATGCAGCTCCTCGTCGACATCGGCACCAACGCCGAGATCGTGCTCGGCAACAGTGTTCGCCAGTTCGCTGCGTCGAGCCCGACCGGGCCGGCGTTCGAGGGTGCGCAGATCAGCTGCGGTCAGCGGGCGACGGCGGGGGCGATCGAGGGGGTGCGGATCGATCCCGTCACGCTCGAACCGCGACTCAAGGTGATCGGCATCGAGGTGTGGAGCGACGACTCGTCATTCGATGCGTTCGCCACCACGACGGGGATCTCGGGGATCTGTGGTTCGGGCATCATCGACGTCGTCGCCGAGATGTACCTGGCCGGCATCGTCGACCGCGACGGCGTGATCCGGGGCGAGCTGGCCGAGCGCACGGACCGCGTCGTGACCGACGGGCGGACGTTCTCGTACGTGCTCCACGGCGGGAGCGGCGCTGCCGATCGGGTCGCCGTCACCCAGAACGACATCCGCGCGATCCAACTCGCCAAGGCGGCACTCCGGGCGGGCATCGACCTGCTGATCGAGCGCGCCGGCCGCCCTGAGGTCGTCGACATCCGGCTCGCCGGAGCGTTCGGTGCCCACATCGACCCGCTCCGGGCGATGGTGTTGGGCCTGGTGCCCGACTGCCCGCTCGACTCGGTGCGTGCGGTCGGCAACGCCGCGGGCACCGGGGCGGTCCAGGCCCTGCTCTCGCGGACGCTGCGGGCCGAGATGGAACACGCGGTGCGCGAGGTGGTCAAGATCGAGACCGCGACCGAGCCCCGCTTCCAGGAGCTGTTCGTGTCGGCGATGGCGTTCCCCCACGCGACGGCGTCGATGCCGAACGTGAGCGCCGTCGTGCAGTTGCCCCAACCGATCGAAGCCGGCGCCGCCGGCGACCGCGGCCGTCGACGACGGCGAGGAGGAACCGTCCGATGA
- a CDS encoding corrinoid protein, producing the protein MSDENDDIDLAALPDDELVQQMHDDLYDGLADEIVEGTSILLDRGWGADKVLNDALVEGMRIVGIDFRDGILFVPEVLLAANAMKAGMELLRPLLAETGAESVGKIVIGTVKGDIHDIGKNLTAMMMEGAGFEVVDLGINCDVDKYLAALEEHQPDILGMSALLTTTMPYMKVVIDTLDEKQLRSKYIVLVGGAPLNEEFGEAVGADGYCRDAAVAAEMARALVSARRLRTAEPAGPSVQ; encoded by the coding sequence GTGAGCGACGAGAACGACGACATCGACCTGGCGGCCCTTCCGGACGACGAACTCGTCCAGCAGATGCACGACGACCTGTACGACGGTCTCGCCGACGAGATCGTCGAGGGCACGTCGATCCTGCTCGACCGCGGCTGGGGCGCCGACAAGGTCCTCAACGACGCGCTCGTCGAAGGCATGCGGATCGTCGGCATCGACTTCCGCGACGGCATCCTGTTCGTTCCCGAGGTCTTGCTCGCGGCCAACGCCATGAAGGCGGGAATGGAACTGCTCCGGCCGCTCCTGGCCGAGACCGGCGCCGAATCGGTCGGGAAGATCGTGATCGGCACCGTCAAGGGCGACATCCACGACATCGGCAAGAACCTGACCGCGATGATGATGGAGGGCGCGGGCTTCGAGGTCGTCGATCTCGGTATCAACTGCGACGTCGACAAGTACCTCGCAGCGCTCGAGGAGCACCAGCCCGACATCCTCGGCATGTCGGCGCTGCTCACGACCACGATGCCGTACATGAAGGTCGTCATCGACACGCTCGACGAAAAGCAGCTGCGGTCGAAGTACATCGTGCTCGTCGGCGGCGCGCCGCTCAACGAGGAGTTCGGGGAGGCCGTCGGAGCCGACGGGTACTGCCGTGACGCCGCCGTCGCTGCGGAGATGGCCAGAGCGTTGGTCTCGGCCCGTCGCCTGAGGACGGCCGAGCCTGCGGGACCGTCGGTGCAGTGA
- a CDS encoding DUF1638 domain-containing protein, whose amino-acid sequence MTGPLVLACGALVRELRAVLRHDGLADRLDVDYLPAPLHNRPERIVPAIEARLADVPRERPVFLGYADCGTGGMLDTWIASCGRVISRLPGAHCYEFFAGVDRFDELQAEEIGTFFLTDFLARNFDALVWQGLRIDRHPELLDLYFGNYRRVLLLSQADDPVVVDAGKAAAARLGLEFAHVHTGLGPFGESVRVELRAVGA is encoded by the coding sequence GTGACCGGTCCGCTCGTGTTGGCGTGTGGTGCGCTGGTGCGCGAGCTGCGCGCCGTGCTCCGCCACGACGGGCTTGCCGACCGGCTCGATGTCGACTACCTGCCGGCGCCGTTGCACAATCGGCCCGAACGAATCGTGCCGGCGATCGAGGCCCGGTTGGCCGACGTTCCGCGCGAGCGTCCGGTGTTCCTCGGCTACGCCGACTGTGGAACCGGCGGCATGCTCGACACCTGGATCGCCTCGTGCGGTCGGGTGATCTCGCGCCTCCCGGGTGCCCACTGCTACGAGTTCTTCGCCGGCGTCGACCGCTTCGACGAACTCCAAGCCGAAGAGATCGGCACGTTCTTCCTCACCGACTTCCTCGCCAGGAACTTCGACGCCCTCGTCTGGCAGGGACTGCGCATCGACCGGCATCCCGAGTTGCTCGACCTCTACTTCGGCAACTATCGGCGTGTGTTGCTGCTCTCGCAGGCCGACGACCCGGTCGTGGTCGACGCGGGCAAGGCGGCCGCCGCACGACTCGGGCTCGAGTTCGCGCACGTCCACACCGGGCTCGGCCCGTTCGGCGAATCGGTCCGGGTCGAACTCCGGGCGGTGGGTGCCTGA
- a CDS encoding dihydropteroate synthase: MTDTVVSSATREVVIGFDRPFVMIGERINPTGRKLLAAEMKDGDFSRVEADAIAQVEAGAHMLDVNAGIPLADEPALLARAIELVQRVTDVPLSIDSSIIEALEAGLAVYQGKPLVNSVTGEDEVLERVLPLVARYGAAVVAISNDETGISEDPDVRFAVAEKIVHRAADHGIPASDIVVDPLVMPIGAMGAAGQQAFRLLRRLREELEVNTTCGASNVSFGLPNRHVITGTFLSMAIASGMTSAIMNPLHPEVKSAVMAADVLMGTDRDCGAWIRANRDPDAPAGGRGAREGRRRRRPAE; encoded by the coding sequence ATGACCGACACCGTGGTGAGTTCCGCGACGCGAGAGGTCGTCATCGGGTTCGACCGGCCGTTCGTGATGATCGGCGAACGGATCAACCCGACCGGGCGAAAGCTGCTGGCGGCCGAGATGAAGGACGGCGACTTCTCCCGGGTCGAGGCCGATGCGATCGCCCAGGTCGAAGCGGGCGCACACATGCTCGACGTCAACGCCGGGATCCCGCTCGCCGACGAACCCGCCCTCCTGGCACGAGCGATCGAGCTCGTCCAGCGCGTCACCGACGTTCCGCTCTCGATCGACTCGTCGATCATCGAGGCGCTCGAGGCCGGGCTCGCGGTCTACCAGGGCAAGCCGCTGGTCAACTCTGTCACCGGCGAGGACGAGGTGCTCGAACGGGTGCTGCCGCTCGTCGCTCGGTACGGCGCAGCGGTGGTGGCGATCTCCAACGACGAGACCGGGATCTCCGAGGACCCCGACGTGCGGTTCGCCGTCGCCGAGAAGATCGTGCACCGCGCGGCCGATCACGGCATCCCGGCCTCCGACATCGTCGTCGACCCGCTGGTGATGCCGATCGGGGCGATGGGCGCGGCCGGACAGCAGGCGTTCCGGCTGCTGCGGCGGCTTCGCGAGGAGCTCGAGGTGAACACCACCTGCGGTGCGTCGAACGTCAGCTTCGGGCTGCCGAACCGGCACGTGATCACCGGGACGTTCCTGTCGATGGCGATCGCGTCGGGCATGACCTCGGCGATCATGAACCCGCTCCATCCCGAGGTGAAGTCGGCGGTGATGGCCGCCGACGTGCTGATGGGCACCGATCGCGACTGCGGGGCGTGGATCCGTGCCAACCGTGATCCCGACGCGCCGGCCGGCGGGCGCGGCGCACGCGAGGGCCGGCGCCGCCGGCGTCCGGCGGAGTGA